One window from the genome of Esox lucius isolate fEsoLuc1 chromosome 23, fEsoLuc1.pri, whole genome shotgun sequence encodes:
- the onecut2 gene encoding one cut domain family member 2 isoform X3 — MKTAYNAYRCLAKDLDAYAMNPEMTMDSIGNLHGGVSHDQDLMNSHSPHHNRNAGASLRLHQDLAAASSRSAMVSSMATILDGAGEYRPELSLPLHHAMSMPCDTSPPGMGMSGTYTTLTPLQPLPPISTVSDKFHHPHHHHHHHHHQRLSGNVSGSFTLMRDDRGLPAMNNLYSPYHKDMTGMGQSLSPLASSPLGNGLGSIHNTQQSLHNYGTHGHDKMLSSNFDAHSAMLARGDQHLSRGLGGPTAGMMPHLNGMHHTGHPGHPQSHGPVLASNRDRPPSSSGQQGNNSGQLEEINTKEVAQRITAELKRYSIPQAIFAQRVLCRSQGTLSDLLRNPKPWSKLKSGRETFRRMWKWLQEPEFQRMSALRLAGKTSVQKKRARPKQGKEQYTKEIPPGFY, encoded by the coding sequence ATGAAGACTGCCTATAACGCCTATCGATGCCTGGCCAAGGATCTGGATGCTTACGCCATGAACCCAGAGATGACAATGGACAGCATTGGCAATCTGCATGGCGGAGTAAGCCATGACCAGGATTTGATGAACAGCCACAGCCCCCATCACAATCGGAACGCGGGGGCTTCCTTGCGGTTACATCAGGATTTGGCTGCGGCATCGTCGCGGTCAGCTATGGTGTCCAGCATGGCAACGATTCTGGACGGGGCCGGAGAGTACAGACCAGAACTGTCTCTTCCCCTCCATCATGCCATGAGCATGCCGTGTGATACGTCCCCGCCCGGGATGGGCATGAGCGGCACATACACCACGTTAACTCCACTTCAACCCCTACCCCCCATTTCAACCGTCTCGGACAAATTCCACCATCcgcaccaccaccatcaccaccatcaccaccagcgTCTCTCTGGAAACGTAAGCGGGAGTTTTACGCTGATGCGGGACGACAGGGGTTTACCAGCCATGAACAACCTCTACAGTCCCTATCATAAGGACATGACCGGGATGGGTCAGAGTTTGTCCCCGCTGGCCAGCAGCCCTCTTGGCAACGGTTTGGGCTCCATTCATAACACCCAGCAAAGCCTTCACAACTATGGCACACACGGGCACGACAAGATGCTGAGTTCCAACTTCGATGCCCACTCTGCCATGCTGGCCAGGGGGGACCAACACCTCTCGCGAGGCCTCGGTGGCCCCACGGCAGGTATGATGCCGCATTTGAACGGGATGCACCACACCGGGCACCCGGGCCACCCTCAATCCCACGGGCCTGTGTTGGCTTCCAACCGGGACAGACCGCCCTCCTCCTCGGGACAACAAGGTAACAACTCGGGGCAGCTTGAAGAGATCAACACCAAAGAAGTAGCACAAAGGATCACGGCCGAACTGAAGCGGTACAGCATCCCTCAAGCGATATTCGCTCAGAGGGTGCTATGTCGCTCGCAAGGCACCCTTTCGGACCTCTTGAGGAACCCCAAACCATGGAGTAAACTTAAATCTGGACGGGAGACCTTTAGGAGGATGTGGAAGTGGCTGCAAGAACCCGAGTTTCAGAGGATGTCGGCCCTACGGCTTGCAGGTAAGACAAG